In Rhinatrema bivittatum chromosome 11, aRhiBiv1.1, whole genome shotgun sequence, a single window of DNA contains:
- the FAM167B gene encoding protein FAM167B isoform X1, which translates to MSFSNLKFKELGEEETNYDDDNLDMVKALTAKLKLQTRRPSYLEWKDKVQSQPWSRKEKGAAICPLPEVVDRALAHKSSKNQDMQNRKVCGFRSMNEALEWLRKELRDMQVVDHKLAHQLMRLRSQIHQLKVEHVCHQHKEMLDDATFGLEDCQQDSDLLCNIPAKAAFSLSSPLKHIGLTRMNINSRRFSLC; encoded by the exons ATGTCCTTCTCTAACCTGAAGTTCAAAGAGTTGGGGGAAGAGGAGACTAATTATGATGATGACAATCTGGACATGGTGAAGGCTTTGACAGCAAAACTCAAATTACAAACCCGACGCCCTTCCTACCTGGAATGGAAAGACAAGGTGCAGAGCCAGCCTTGGAGCAGAAAAGAGAAGGGGGCTGCCATTTGCCCTCTACCTGAGGTGGTGGACAGGGCCCTCGCTCATAAGAGCAGCAAGAACCAGGACATGCAAAACAGGAAGGTTTGTGGTTTTCGAAGCATGAATGAGGCCTTGGAGTGGTTACGAAAGGAGCTG CGGGACATGCAAgtcgtggatcacaaactggcccATCAGCTGATGAGACTGCGGAGTCAGATCCACCAGCTGAAGGTGGAGCACGTTTGCCACCAGCacaaggagatgctggatgaTGCAACCTTCGGGCTGGAGGACTGTCAGCAGGACTCGGATCTGCTCTGCAACATTCCTGCCAAGGCggccttctctctctccagcccactCAAGCACATTGGACTTACACGCATGAACATCAACTCCAGGCGCTTTTCCCTCTGTTGA
- the FAM167B gene encoding protein FAM167B isoform X2 has protein sequence MSFSNLKFKELGEEETNYDDDNLDMVKALTAKLKLQTRRPSYLEWKDKVQSQPWSRKEKGAAICPLPEVVDRALAHKSSKNQDMQNRKRDMQVVDHKLAHQLMRLRSQIHQLKVEHVCHQHKEMLDDATFGLEDCQQDSDLLCNIPAKAAFSLSSPLKHIGLTRMNINSRRFSLC, from the exons ATGTCCTTCTCTAACCTGAAGTTCAAAGAGTTGGGGGAAGAGGAGACTAATTATGATGATGACAATCTGGACATGGTGAAGGCTTTGACAGCAAAACTCAAATTACAAACCCGACGCCCTTCCTACCTGGAATGGAAAGACAAGGTGCAGAGCCAGCCTTGGAGCAGAAAAGAGAAGGGGGCTGCCATTTGCCCTCTACCTGAGGTGGTGGACAGGGCCCTCGCTCATAAGAGCAGCAAGAACCAGGACATGCAAAACAGGAAG CGGGACATGCAAgtcgtggatcacaaactggcccATCAGCTGATGAGACTGCGGAGTCAGATCCACCAGCTGAAGGTGGAGCACGTTTGCCACCAGCacaaggagatgctggatgaTGCAACCTTCGGGCTGGAGGACTGTCAGCAGGACTCGGATCTGCTCTGCAACATTCCTGCCAAGGCggccttctctctctccagcccactCAAGCACATTGGACTTACACGCATGAACATCAACTCCAGGCGCTTTTCCCTCTGTTGA
- the LOC115073266 gene encoding uncharacterized protein LOC115073266 yields MQPPNHQRPSGSCSYPLSSQSHCGPMTQQGPDYLTLPLVMLRVLSLSLLAPTSLSAPWLSPSLLVPALAPWLSQAFLFRLWLCGFPQAFCSSFGFVVFPKPSCSVFGSVAFPKPSCSGFGSVAFPKPSCSGFGFVAFPKPSVPALAPWLSPSLLVPGLAPWLSPNLLVSALAPWLSPSLLVPALASWFSQAFLFRVWLRGFPQAFLFQLWLRGFPQAFLLQLWLRGFPQAFCSSFGSVAFPKPSCFSFGSVAFPKPSVPALASWFSPSLLVPCLAPWLSPSLLVPGLAPWLSPSLLVPGLAPWLSPNLLVSALAPWLSPSLLVSALALWLSPSLLVPALASWFSPSLLVPGLAPWLSPSLLVSALAPWLSPSLLFRLWFRGFPQAFLFQLWLRGFPQAFLLQLWLRGFPQAFCSGFGSVAFPKPSCFSFGSVAFPKPSCCSFGCFALQLSVGPLFCLAHWPL; encoded by the coding sequence atgcagcctcccaaccaccagaggcccTCAGGGAGCTGCTCTTACCCTCTCTCCTCTCAGAGTCACTGTggtcccatgactcagcagggtcCAGACTATTTAACCCTGCCCCTGGTTATGCTCAGGGTCTTGTCTTTGAGTCTACTTGCCCCCACATCTTTGAGTGCTCCATGGCTTTCCCCGAGCCTTCTTGTTCCGGCTTTGGCTCCGTGGCTTTCCCAAGCCTTCTTGTTCCGGCTTTGGCTTTGTGGCtttccccaagccttctgttccaGCTTTGGCTTCGTGGTTTTCCCCAAGCCTTCTTGTTCCGTGTTTGGCTCCGTGGCTTTCCCCAAGCCTTCTTGTTCCGGCTTTGGCTCCGTGGCTTTCCCCAAGCCTTCTTGTTCCGGCTTTGGCTTTGTGGCtttccccaagccttctgttccaGCTTTGGCTCCGTGGCTTTCCCCAAGCCTTCTTGTTCCGGGTTTGGCTCCGTGGCTTTCCCCAAACCTTCTTGTTTCAGCTTTGGCTCCATGGCTTTCCCCAAGCCTTCTTGTTCCAGCTTTGGCTTCGTGGTTTTCCCAAGCCTTCTTGTTCCGGGTTTGGCTCCGTGGCTTTCCCCAAGCCTTCTTGTTTCAGCTTTGGCTCCGTGGCTTTCCCCAAGCCTTCTTGTTGCAGCTTTGGCTCCGTGGCtttccccaagccttctgttccaGCTTTGGTTCCGTGGCTTTCCCCAAACCTTCTTGTTTCAGCTTTGGCTCCGTGGCtttccccaagccttctgttccaGCTTTGGCTTCGTGGTTTTCCCCAAGCCTTCTTGTTCCGTGTTTGGCTCCGTGGCTTTCCCCAAGCCTTCTTGTTCCGGGTTTGGCTCCGTGGCTTTCCCCAAGCCTTCTTGTTCCGGGTTTGGCTCCGTGGCTTTCCCCAAACCTTCTTGTTTCAGCTTTGGCTCCGTGGCTTTCCCCAAGCCTTCTTGTTTCAGCTTTGGCTCTGTGGCTTTCCCCAAGCCTTCTTGTTCCAGCTTTGGCTTCGTGGTTTTCCCCAAGCCTTCTTGTTCCGGGTTTGGCTCCGTGGCTTTCCCCAAGCCTTCTTGTTTCAGCTTTGGCTCCGTGGCtttccccaagccttctgttccGGCTTTGGTTCCGTGGCTTTCCCCAAGCCTTCTTGTTTCAGCTTTGGCTCCGTGGCTTTCCCCAAGCCTTCTTGTTGCAGCTTTGGCTCCGTGGCtttccccaagccttctgttccGGCTTTGGTTCCGTGGCTTTCCCCAAACCTTCTTGTTTCAGCTTTGGCTCCGTGGCTTTCCCCAAGCCTTCTTGTTGCAGCTTTGGCTGTTTCGCTCTCCAGCTTTCTGTAGGCCCTCTGTTTTGCCTTGCTCACTGGCCTCTCTAG